From the genome of Desulfobaculum xiamenense, one region includes:
- a CDS encoding PilZ domain-containing protein: MTGTGDNRRQAHRFLLKIGGEENTCTANLAEAVVECDLLDLSTGGLRGSIIVADGATPVVEKGLRVQLLSPSSETFEFLAGRSGVVAWTTPDGREFGITLDETIPGELVESAMFHFTSILSP; this comes from the coding sequence ATGACCGGCACAGGAGACAACCGCAGACAGGCCCACCGCTTCCTGCTCAAGATAGGCGGCGAGGAAAACACCTGCACGGCGAACCTCGCCGAGGCCGTCGTGGAGTGCGACCTGCTCGACCTGAGCACCGGCGGCCTACGCGGCAGCATCATTGTGGCGGACGGCGCAACGCCTGTCGTCGAAAAAGGACTCCGCGTGCAACTGCTCTCCCCCTCCTCCGAAACCTTCGAATTTCTCGCTGGCCGTTCGGGAGTCGTCGCTTGGACAACCCCGGACGGCCGCGAATTCGGCATCACTCTGGACGAGACGATTCCCGGCGAACTCGTGGAGTCCGCCATGTTCCACTTCACGTCCATTCTTTCGCCCTGA
- a CDS encoding DMT family transporter, whose product MSCSRNRLVGIVFALAATVVWSGNFIVARGLVDSVPPVTLALLRWTTALVVLLPFGGMSFIRSLTAVRSHWRYLALTALLGVTIFNTLIYMAAHHTSALNLSLIATTSPMFILLFARIFLGEAVSPTRLGGVVVAVLGVIVLITRGQVHRLLTLELSVGDLGMLAAAMLFGAYSILVRRMPRDVPQGAFLTTTFGLGALMLVPWAAWEWSAGGVELHVTGQLVGAVLYIGAGASLFSFWCWNRAVEHIGPSMAGAVYYSLPLFSGIEAVVFLGEPVCWAHFLSGVLILGGIWLATRQGSRP is encoded by the coding sequence ATGTCGTGCTCCCGTAATCGGCTGGTTGGCATTGTGTTCGCTCTCGCGGCGACCGTCGTGTGGTCCGGAAACTTTATCGTCGCCCGTGGGCTGGTGGATAGCGTCCCGCCCGTGACGCTCGCGCTCCTGCGCTGGACCACTGCACTGGTGGTGCTGCTTCCCTTCGGCGGCATGTCCTTCATCCGCTCGCTGACCGCCGTGCGATCGCACTGGCGCTATCTGGCCCTCACCGCGCTTCTGGGCGTCACCATCTTCAACACGCTCATCTACATGGCCGCGCACCATACCAGCGCGTTGAATCTGTCCCTCATCGCCACCACCTCGCCCATGTTCATCCTGCTTTTCGCCCGGATATTCCTTGGCGAGGCGGTGTCGCCCACCCGGCTTGGCGGCGTGGTCGTTGCCGTCCTCGGCGTGATCGTGCTGATCACGCGGGGACAGGTGCATCGTCTGCTGACGCTGGAGCTTTCCGTGGGGGATTTGGGCATGCTGGCCGCCGCCATGCTTTTCGGCGCGTACAGCATTCTCGTGCGCCGCATGCCGCGCGATGTGCCGCAGGGTGCATTCCTGACCACCACCTTTGGCCTTGGCGCGCTGATGCTGGTGCCGTGGGCGGCGTGGGAATGGAGCGCGGGCGGTGTGGAGTTGCACGTCACGGGGCAGCTTGTCGGTGCCGTGCTCTACATCGGCGCGGGAGCTTCGCTGTTTTCGTTCTGGTGCTGGAACAGGGCGGTGGAGCACATAGGGCCGTCCATGGCCGGAGCTGTCTACTACTCGCTGCCGCTGTTCAGCGGAATCGAGGCCGTGGTGTTTCTCGGGGAACCTGTGTGCTGGGCGCACTTCTTGAGCGGCGTGCTGATTCTGGGTGGCATATGGCTGGCCACGCGGCAGGGCTCGCGGCCCTAG
- the rfaD gene encoding ADP-glyceromanno-heptose 6-epimerase, translating into MHIVTGGAGFIGSAFVWKLNSMGVTDIIVVDDLGTSDKWKNLVNRTYVDYVHKDMFLEMVMHEDMPFDVDSIIHMGACSSTTERNADYLMENNYRYTMTLAHFCLEHDVRFINASSAATYGDGSLGFDDDPDGIEALRPLNMYGYSKQLFDLWSLRTGAVDSLASLKFFNVFGPNEYHKGDMMSVICKAHRQIRDNGFMSLFRSGRPDYADGGQMRDFVYVKDCVDVMWWLLQNPQVNGIFNLGTGTARTWNDLARSVFSAMGVPEDIRYIDMPAALEGKYQYFTEAKMDRLREAGCPVAFRSLEDAVADYVGNHLSAPDSYL; encoded by the coding sequence ATGCATATCGTTACCGGAGGCGCCGGGTTCATCGGCAGCGCATTCGTGTGGAAGCTGAATTCGATGGGCGTCACCGACATTATCGTGGTCGACGATCTCGGCACGAGCGACAAGTGGAAGAACCTCGTCAACAGGACGTACGTCGACTACGTGCACAAGGACATGTTCCTCGAAATGGTCATGCACGAGGATATGCCCTTCGATGTGGATTCCATCATCCACATGGGCGCGTGCTCCTCGACCACCGAGCGCAACGCCGACTATCTCATGGAGAACAACTACCGGTACACCATGACGCTGGCGCACTTCTGCCTTGAGCATGATGTTCGGTTCATCAACGCCTCCTCCGCCGCTACTTACGGCGACGGAAGCCTCGGCTTCGACGACGATCCTGACGGCATCGAGGCCCTGCGTCCGCTCAATATGTACGGCTACTCCAAGCAGCTCTTCGACCTGTGGTCGCTGCGCACCGGGGCCGTTGATTCGCTGGCGAGCCTCAAGTTCTTCAACGTGTTCGGCCCTAACGAATACCACAAGGGCGACATGATGTCCGTGATCTGCAAGGCGCACCGCCAGATTCGCGACAACGGCTTCATGTCCCTGTTCCGTTCCGGACGTCCCGACTATGCCGACGGCGGCCAGATGCGCGATTTCGTCTACGTGAAGGACTGCGTGGACGTGATGTGGTGGCTGCTCCAAAATCCGCAGGTCAACGGCATATTCAACCTCGGCACCGGCACCGCGCGGACGTGGAATGACCTTGCCCGCTCCGTGTTCTCCGCCATGGGCGTACCCGAGGACATCCGCTACATCGACATGCCCGCAGCGCTTGAGGGCAAGTACCAGTACTTCACCGAGGCGAAGATGGACAGACTGCGCGAAGCGGGCTGCCCGGTCGCCTTCCGTTCCCTTGAGGACGCGGTGGCGGACTACGTGGGCAACCACCTCTCCGCTCCCGATTCGTATCTCTAG
- the hisH gene encoding imidazole glycerol phosphate synthase subunit HisH encodes MLAILDYKAGNQTSVRRALDHLGIECAITADPQILAAADGVIFPGVGAAGQAMNELTTTGLDAELRRLVASGKPLLGICVGCQIMLDYSQENDTKTLGIIPGECRLFAPGMHEEDGTPVHVPHMGWNSVTPRDPQERLFRGIEPGSEFYYVHSYYPAPAPEYVLATTTYGIEFCAMHGREGLWATQFHPEKSGRPGLRLLANFHDYCLEVKNAQ; translated from the coding sequence ATGCTCGCAATTCTCGACTACAAAGCTGGCAACCAGACGTCCGTGCGCCGGGCGCTCGATCATCTCGGCATCGAGTGCGCCATCACCGCGGACCCGCAGATTCTCGCCGCCGCGGACGGCGTCATCTTCCCCGGCGTGGGCGCTGCCGGACAGGCCATGAACGAGCTGACCACCACCGGACTCGACGCCGAACTGCGCCGTCTGGTGGCATCCGGCAAGCCACTGCTCGGCATCTGCGTGGGCTGCCAGATCATGCTCGACTACTCGCAGGAAAACGACACGAAGACCCTCGGCATCATCCCCGGCGAATGCCGCCTCTTCGCCCCCGGCATGCACGAGGAGGACGGCACCCCCGTCCACGTTCCACACATGGGCTGGAACAGCGTCACCCCGCGCGACCCGCAGGAGCGCCTGTTCCGAGGCATCGAGCCCGGCTCCGAATTCTACTACGTGCACAGCTACTACCCCGCACCGGCCCCGGAATACGTGCTGGCCACCACCACCTACGGCATCGAGTTCTGCGCCATGCACGGACGCGAAGGCCTGTGGGCCACGCAATTCCACCCCGAAAAAAGCGGCCGACCGGGCCTGAGGCTCCTCGCCAACTTCCACGACTACTGCCTTGAGGTGAAGAATGCTCAGTAA
- the hisF gene encoding imidazole glycerol phosphate synthase subunit HisF, which produces MLSKRVIPCLDVRDGRLTKGIRFRDNVDIGDPVETARVYYEEGADELVFYDITASHEGRGIMLKVVEEVAKQIFIPFSVGGGISTVADMRAVLLAGAEKVSVNSAAVKTPDIISEGAAAFGSQCIVVGMDVLRVPVTESIPSGYEIVIHGGRKHMGIDAIAWAKHVESLGAGELCVNSIDADGTRDGYELNLTRTIAEAVNIPVIASGGAGTPEHMADAITEGKASAALIASIVHYGEYSIRQCKEIMKSRGVKVRDVW; this is translated from the coding sequence ATGCTCAGTAAGCGCGTGATTCCCTGCCTCGACGTGCGCGACGGCAGACTGACCAAGGGCATCCGCTTCCGCGACAACGTGGACATCGGCGACCCCGTGGAAACGGCCCGCGTCTACTACGAGGAAGGCGCGGACGAACTCGTCTTCTACGACATCACGGCCTCGCACGAGGGCCGAGGCATCATGCTCAAGGTCGTGGAGGAAGTCGCCAAGCAGATTTTCATTCCCTTCTCCGTGGGCGGCGGCATCTCCACCGTGGCCGACATGCGCGCCGTGCTGCTGGCTGGCGCGGAAAAGGTCTCCGTCAATTCCGCCGCCGTGAAGACCCCGGACATCATCTCCGAAGGCGCGGCGGCCTTCGGCTCGCAGTGCATCGTCGTGGGCATGGACGTGCTGCGCGTGCCCGTCACCGAGTCCATCCCCTCGGGCTACGAGATCGTCATCCACGGCGGTCGCAAGCACATGGGCATCGACGCCATCGCGTGGGCCAAGCACGTCGAATCCCTTGGCGCTGGCGAGCTGTGCGTCAACTCCATCGACGCCGACGGCACCCGCGACGGCTACGAGCTGAACCTCACCCGCACCATCGCCGAGGCGGTGAACATCCCGGTCATCGCCTCCGGTGGCGCAGGCACGCCCGAACATATGGCCGACGCCATCACCGAGGGCAAGGCCTCCGCCGCGCTCATCGCCTCCATCGTGCACTACGGCGAATACTCCATCCGCCAGTGCAAGGAGATCATGAAAAGCCGTGGCGTGAAGGTACGCGACGTCTGGTAG
- a CDS encoding NifB/NifX family molybdenum-iron cluster-binding protein, with translation MKYAISSTGTTLDSALDPRFGRCAHFIVFDAESGEHTVIDNTANATQPQGAGIQAAQAVVGAGAQAVVTGRVGPNAEQALTQAGVRIITTTAATVREALNEAQNAPAEAQPATSAAQQPVGPGMGRGLGLGMGRGRGCGMGGGRGMGGGRGMGRGMGGGRGRS, from the coding sequence ATGAAGTATGCTATCAGCAGCACGGGCACGACCCTCGACAGCGCGCTTGATCCGCGTTTCGGACGTTGCGCGCACTTCATCGTGTTCGACGCGGAAAGCGGCGAGCACACCGTCATCGATAACACGGCGAACGCCACGCAGCCGCAGGGCGCGGGCATCCAGGCCGCGCAGGCCGTGGTCGGCGCAGGAGCGCAGGCCGTCGTCACCGGGCGCGTCGGCCCCAATGCGGAACAGGCGCTCACGCAGGCCGGAGTGCGCATCATCACCACCACGGCGGCCACCGTACGCGAGGCGCTCAACGAAGCGCAGAACGCCCCTGCGGAAGCGCAGCCCGCCACCTCGGCGGCACAGCAGCCCGTCGGCCCCGGCATGGGACGCGGTCTCGGCCTCGGCATGGGACGCGGACGCGGTTGTGGAATGGGTGGCGGACGCGGCATGGGCGGCGGGCGCGGTATGGGACGCGGCATGGGCGGCGGACGCGGTCGCTCCTAA
- a CDS encoding rubrerythrin family protein yields MSRTKENLEAAFAGESQANRRYLAFAEKADKEGLAQVARLFRAAAAAETVHAHAHLRLLKGVGSTEENLKSAIAGETHEFKEMYPAMIEDAKAEGERAAERYFGFANAVEEVHANMYRKALENPAGLPETSYYVCSVCGHVHEGRPEAACPVCGAKPEAYFLVE; encoded by the coding sequence ATGAGCAGGACTAAAGAGAATCTCGAAGCGGCATTCGCCGGTGAGTCGCAGGCGAATAGGCGGTATCTGGCCTTCGCCGAGAAGGCGGACAAGGAGGGCCTCGCGCAGGTCGCGAGGCTGTTTCGGGCCGCTGCGGCAGCGGAGACTGTTCATGCCCACGCGCATTTGCGCCTTCTGAAGGGCGTGGGGTCCACCGAGGAGAACCTGAAGTCGGCCATTGCAGGCGAAACCCACGAGTTCAAGGAAATGTATCCGGCCATGATCGAGGACGCCAAGGCCGAGGGCGAGCGCGCGGCCGAACGCTATTTCGGCTTCGCCAACGCCGTTGAGGAGGTGCATGCGAACATGTACCGCAAGGCGCTTGAAAATCCGGCGGGACTGCCCGAGACGAGCTACTACGTGTGTAGCGTGTGCGGACACGTGCACGAGGGCAGGCCCGAGGCGGCGTGCCCCGTGTGCGGTGCCAAGCCGGAAGCCTATTTCCTCGTGGAGTAG
- the moaC gene encoding cyclic pyranopterin monophosphate synthase MoaC, with product MTAQLSHIDEDGNARMVDVGHKAQTQRVAIAETRVVLSRETFDLLAANALPKGDALTTAKIAGILAAKRTFELIPMCHPLPLSYVDVRFTPVEETATIVIEAEARTAGQTGVEMEAFTAAQVAALTVYDMCKAVQKDILITGCRLLHKSGGKSGTYDVR from the coding sequence GTGACTGCACAGCTTTCGCATATTGATGAGGACGGCAACGCGCGCATGGTGGATGTGGGCCACAAGGCCCAGACCCAGCGTGTGGCCATTGCCGAGACTCGCGTCGTCCTGTCGCGTGAGACGTTCGACCTGCTGGCCGCCAATGCGTTGCCCAAGGGCGACGCGCTGACCACGGCCAAGATTGCGGGCATTCTCGCCGCCAAGAGGACCTTTGAACTCATCCCCATGTGTCATCCGCTTCCGCTGAGCTATGTCGATGTCCGCTTTACTCCCGTGGAGGAGACGGCGACCATCGTCATCGAGGCGGAGGCCCGCACCGCCGGACAGACCGGCGTGGAGATGGAGGCGTTTACCGCGGCGCAGGTCGCCGCGCTCACCGTCTACGATATGTGCAAGGCCGTGCAGAAGGACATCCTGATCACCGGCTGCCGTCTGCTCCACAAGAGCGGCGGCAAGAGCGGGACCTACGACGTCCGCTAG
- the dnaJ gene encoding molecular chaperone DnaJ — protein sequence MSQRDYYEVLGVSREASEDEIKKAYRKLAFQFHPDRNPDDPEAEAKFKEAAEAYEVLRNADKRATYDRFGHAGMNGSGFGGFSNSEDIFASFGDIFGDLFGFGATGARRGNRPTAGADLRYNLNITFRQAAKGDEIKLSIPRKAHCSDCGGSGAAAGTTPETCRHCGGSGQVTQSQGFFRVAMPCPVCRGRGQVIKTPCARCKGDGVVEEIRELSVRIPAGVDNGSRLRLRGEGEPGEFGGPPGDLYVVIYVEEDEVFERQGQDLVYRLVLSFPQAALGDTVEVPTLDEPSKLVIPKGTQNGKVLRLRDLGMPSLGGRQHGDLLVQVLVQTPEDLTREQEDLLREFARLEEEKQAKPLHKVKKFFKKAAGKAMGD from the coding sequence ATGTCCCAGAGAGATTACTACGAAGTCCTCGGCGTATCGCGTGAAGCGTCCGAGGATGAAATCAAGAAGGCCTACCGCAAGCTGGCCTTCCAGTTCCACCCCGACCGCAATCCCGACGATCCCGAGGCCGAGGCGAAGTTCAAGGAGGCTGCCGAAGCCTACGAGGTGCTGCGCAACGCAGACAAGCGCGCCACCTACGACCGTTTCGGCCATGCCGGAATGAACGGCTCCGGTTTTGGCGGATTCTCGAATTCCGAGGACATCTTCGCCTCCTTCGGCGACATCTTCGGCGACCTGTTCGGTTTCGGTGCCACTGGAGCGCGACGTGGCAACCGGCCGACCGCAGGTGCGGACCTACGCTACAACCTGAACATCACGTTCCGGCAGGCGGCCAAGGGGGATGAGATCAAGCTGAGCATCCCGCGCAAGGCCCACTGTTCGGACTGTGGCGGCTCCGGTGCCGCGGCGGGAACCACCCCCGAAACCTGCCGCCATTGCGGCGGAAGCGGGCAGGTGACCCAGTCGCAGGGCTTCTTCCGTGTCGCCATGCCGTGCCCTGTGTGTCGTGGACGCGGGCAGGTCATCAAGACGCCGTGCGCCCGCTGCAAGGGCGATGGCGTCGTGGAAGAGATCCGCGAGCTTTCGGTGCGCATTCCCGCAGGCGTGGACAACGGTTCCCGTCTGAGGTTGCGCGGCGAGGGCGAACCCGGCGAATTCGGAGGGCCTCCCGGAGACCTCTACGTGGTCATCTACGTGGAGGAGGACGAGGTCTTCGAGCGTCAGGGACAGGACCTCGTGTATCGGCTCGTTTTGAGCTTTCCGCAGGCCGCCCTTGGCGACACCGTGGAGGTTCCGACTCTCGACGAGCCGTCCAAGCTGGTCATTCCCAAGGGAACGCAGAACGGCAAGGTGCTGCGCCTTCGCGACCTCGGCATGCCGAGCCTCGGCGGACGTCAGCATGGTGATCTTCTCGTTCAGGTGCTGGTGCAGACCCCCGAGGATCTCACCCGCGAGCAGGAAGATCTCCTGCGCGAGTTCGCTCGTCTGGAGGAGGAGAAGCAGGCCAAGCCGCTCCACAAGGTCAAGAAATTCTTCAAGAAGGCCGCCGGAAAGGCCATGGGAGACTGA
- the rpoZ gene encoding DNA-directed RNA polymerase subunit omega, translated as MARITVEDCLEQVNNRFMIVQMAIKRVKQYREGYEPLVECKNKEIVTALREIAAGKVISEEDLTDVGVKTANK; from the coding sequence ATGGCACGCATTACCGTCGAAGACTGCCTGGAGCAGGTCAACAACCGCTTCATGATCGTGCAGATGGCCATCAAGCGCGTGAAGCAGTACCGCGAGGGTTACGAACCGCTGGTTGAGTGCAAGAACAAGGAAATCGTCACCGCTCTGCGCGAGATCGCCGCAGGCAAGGTGATTTCCGAGGAAGATCTGACCGACGTCGGTGTCAAGACCGCCAACAAGTAA
- a CDS encoding tRNA lysidine(34) synthetase, which yields MAQWGKLTYAQKQCLGGTGKLMQQAGMLSPSARVGIAVSGGVDSWVLLKILTMRQRIIPFPVELMALHLNPGFDATSHAPLAAWLRENGVSGHLEVTDYGPRAHSEENLKRSACFYCAMLRRKRLFELCKQYGLTHLAFGHTADDLAATFFMNIFKTGNVYGLSMAEDFFGGQLKVIRPLLYLEKKTIIKAAKDFGLPVWQNPCPSAGATERSRTQEWIEKTCGKDRTMKGNVLKALQRWQLDLTLKMQ from the coding sequence ATGGCTCAATGGGGAAAACTCACCTACGCCCAGAAGCAGTGCCTCGGCGGCACCGGCAAACTCATGCAGCAGGCAGGCATGCTCAGTCCCAGCGCACGGGTTGGCATCGCCGTCTCCGGCGGCGTGGACAGCTGGGTCCTGCTGAAGATACTGACTATGCGCCAGAGAATTATCCCCTTTCCGGTGGAACTCATGGCCCTGCACCTGAACCCCGGATTCGACGCCACAAGCCACGCCCCATTGGCGGCCTGGCTGCGCGAAAACGGCGTCAGCGGGCATCTCGAAGTCACGGACTACGGCCCCCGCGCCCATTCCGAGGAAAACCTGAAGCGCTCGGCCTGCTTCTACTGCGCCATGCTCCGCCGCAAGCGCCTCTTCGAGCTATGCAAGCAGTACGGGCTGACGCACCTCGCCTTTGGCCACACCGCCGACGACCTCGCGGCCACGTTCTTCATGAACATCTTCAAGACCGGCAACGTCTACGGCCTGTCCATGGCCGAGGACTTCTTCGGCGGCCAGCTCAAGGTCATCCGTCCGCTCCTTTACCTTGAAAAGAAGACCATCATCAAGGCCGCGAAGGACTTCGGCCTTCCCGTCTGGCAGAACCCCTGCCCCTCCGCCGGAGCCACTGAGCGCTCCCGCACGCAGGAGTGGATCGAGAAGACCTGCGGGAAGGACCGGACGATGAAGGGAAACGTTTTGAAGGCATTGCAGCGCTGGCAGCTTGACTTGACCTTGAAAATGCAATAG
- a CDS encoding M23 family metallopeptidase, with product MLFRKYDIVVFKENEGISRKFRLRGWFGIALAGLLCALIASNIFFWNYFINFKVMKKELGNSEQTVQEQKTQLLALATKIKTLEKDLLRIRDFDSKLRVMINLDQDRRVSESPIGGPESADFANSYLPMHRQELLARKMHNFLHQLNTEARLEEVRQQELMHVIRSNQDLWAATPSIWPTQGWVSSPFGARTSPFTAKREFHKGIDISAPTGTPIYAPAKGVVTFSGADGGYGLSMMIDHGSGIKTRYAHLHSLAVKANRKVSRGELIAYVGNTGRSTGPHLHYEVRLNGVPVNPMRYVLN from the coding sequence ATGCTTTTTCGGAAATACGACATCGTTGTTTTCAAGGAGAACGAAGGGATCTCCAGAAAGTTCCGCCTACGAGGATGGTTCGGCATCGCTCTGGCCGGTCTTCTCTGCGCTCTTATCGCGTCGAACATCTTCTTCTGGAACTACTTCATCAACTTCAAGGTGATGAAAAAGGAACTCGGCAACTCCGAGCAGACCGTTCAAGAACAGAAGACCCAACTCCTCGCGCTGGCCACCAAGATCAAAACCCTCGAAAAAGACCTCCTGCGAATCAGAGATTTCGATTCCAAACTCCGGGTCATGATCAACCTCGACCAGGACCGCCGCGTCAGCGAATCCCCCATCGGCGGCCCCGAATCCGCAGACTTCGCGAACAGCTACCTCCCCATGCACCGGCAGGAACTGCTCGCCCGCAAGATGCACAACTTCCTGCACCAGCTGAATACCGAAGCCCGCCTCGAAGAGGTCCGGCAGCAAGAGCTGATGCACGTCATTCGCAGCAATCAGGATCTCTGGGCGGCAACGCCGAGCATTTGGCCCACGCAGGGCTGGGTCTCCTCGCCCTTCGGCGCGCGGACGTCCCCCTTCACCGCCAAGCGCGAATTCCACAAGGGCATCGACATTTCAGCCCCCACGGGAACGCCCATCTACGCCCCGGCAAAGGGCGTGGTCACCTTCTCCGGCGCTGATGGCGGATACGGCCTGAGCATGATGATCGACCACGGGTCCGGCATCAAAACCCGCTACGCGCATCTGCACTCGCTGGCCGTGAAGGCCAACAGAAAGGTCTCCCGTGGCGAGCTTATCGCCTACGTGGGCAATACGGGCCGTAGCACCGGTCCGCACCTGCACTACGAGGTGCGGCTCAACGGGGTTCCGGTGAACCCCATGCGCTACGTGCTCAACTAG
- the asnB gene encoding asparagine synthase (glutamine-hydrolyzing) gives MCGIAGFMGDPRPADFYTPVLQAMTNAMPHRGPDSSGAWADPASGIGLSHARLAILDLSPAGAQPMESPCGRFVITFNGEIYNHPALRAALEREGDAPPHGWRGHSDTETLLALISAHGLDATLPRLVGMFAFALWDRAERTLTLVRDRLGIKPLYYGLCGSAFLFGSTPSALRQHPQWTGELDREVLALYMRFLHIPEPHCIFQGIRKLPPGATLTITPADVAVRRIPEPARYWDVRTMALRGMAAPFAGNLDDATDRLQTLIDDAVGLRMLADVPLGAFLSGGIDSTAVVAAMQRIGSRPARTFTIGFDAKGYDEATHAREVAKRLGTEHTELRLSPDDALDVIPLLPRHFDEPFADVSQIPTLIVSRLAREHVTVALSGDGGDELFGGYSRHLFGPRLWNAQRRIPLPLRRAMSAMLKGTAGRMLADAYERAENLLAPAQRHAIFRDKLLKVASALSARDRAQFHGLLVSCWNGGQSPVRGADFPESTFERPETWPPNEDFAEWMMTMDMTTYLPGDILTKVDRASMAVSLEARVPLLDHRICEFALSLPASMKIADGKGKLPLRRLLARHLPPELMDRPKQGFSVPIDSWLRGPLRPWAEELLDVRALREDGWLDPDPIRRKWREHLAGKFNWQYHLWAVLMFRAWITESAPGA, from the coding sequence ATGTGCGGCATTGCCGGATTCATGGGCGACCCACGCCCCGCAGACTTCTACACGCCCGTTCTGCAGGCGATGACGAACGCCATGCCGCATCGCGGGCCGGACAGTTCCGGCGCGTGGGCGGACCCGGCCTCCGGCATCGGCCTCTCCCATGCCCGGCTCGCCATTCTCGACCTCTCCCCGGCTGGCGCGCAGCCCATGGAATCCCCCTGCGGGCGCTTCGTCATTACCTTCAACGGCGAAATCTACAACCACCCGGCACTGCGCGCGGCCCTCGAACGCGAAGGAGACGCCCCGCCCCACGGCTGGCGCGGACACTCCGACACGGAAACGCTTCTCGCGCTGATCTCCGCCCACGGGCTTGACGCCACGCTGCCCCGCCTCGTCGGGATGTTCGCCTTCGCCCTGTGGGACAGGGCCGAACGCACCCTCACGCTCGTTCGCGACAGGCTCGGCATCAAGCCGCTGTATTACGGCCTGTGCGGATCGGCATTCCTGTTCGGCTCCACCCCGTCCGCCCTGCGCCAACACCCGCAATGGACCGGCGAACTGGACCGCGAGGTGCTGGCCCTATACATGCGCTTTCTTCACATCCCGGAGCCGCACTGCATCTTTCAGGGAATCCGCAAGCTCCCGCCCGGCGCGACGCTCACCATAACTCCCGCCGACGTCGCCGTGCGACGCATCCCCGAACCCGCCCGCTACTGGGACGTACGGACCATGGCCCTACGGGGCATGGCCGCGCCCTTCGCCGGAAACCTCGACGACGCGACGGATCGCCTCCAGACGCTGATCGACGACGCCGTGGGCCTGCGCATGCTGGCGGACGTCCCTCTCGGCGCGTTCCTGTCCGGCGGCATCGACTCCACGGCCGTCGTGGCCGCCATGCAGCGCATCGGCAGCCGTCCGGCCCGGACCTTCACCATCGGCTTCGACGCCAAGGGCTATGACGAGGCCACACATGCCCGCGAGGTAGCGAAGCGACTGGGCACGGAGCATACGGAACTGCGCCTCTCCCCGGATGACGCGCTGGATGTCATCCCGCTTTTGCCCCGGCATTTCGACGAACCCTTCGCCGACGTCTCGCAGATTCCCACGCTCATCGTCTCGCGCCTCGCGCGGGAGCATGTCACCGTGGCGCTCTCCGGCGACGGCGGCGATGAACTCTTCGGCGGCTATTCGCGTCATCTCTTCGGTCCACGGCTATGGAACGCGCAGCGACGCATTCCGCTCCCGCTGCGCCGCGCCATGTCGGCCATGCTCAAGGGTACGGCTGGACGCATGCTCGCGGATGCTTACGAGCGCGCGGAAAATCTCCTCGCCCCCGCCCAGCGCCACGCCATCTTCCGCGACAAGCTCCTCAAGGTCGCCTCGGCCCTGTCCGCCCGCGACAGAGCACAATTCCACGGCCTGCTTGTGTCCTGCTGGAACGGCGGGCAGTCACCTGTCAGGGGTGCCGACTTCCCGGAATCGACCTTTGAGCGCCCGGAAACGTGGCCGCCCAACGAGGATTTCGCAGAGTGGATGATGACCATGGATATGACGACCTACCTCCCCGGCGACATTCTGACCAAGGTGGACCGGGCGAGCATGGCCGTCTCGCTCGAAGCGCGCGTGCCGCTCCTCGACCACCGCATCTGCGAATTCGCCCTGAGCCTTCCCGCATCCATGAAAATCGCCGACGGCAAAGGCAAGCTCCCGCTACGCCGACTTCTCGCCCGCCATCTGCCGCCGGAGCTCATGGACCGCCCCAAACAGGGCTTCTCTGTTCCCATCGACTCGTGGCTGCGCGGCCCCTTGCGCCCATGGGCGGAGGAACTTCTGGACGTGCGCGCCCTGCGCGAGGACGGCTGGCTGGACCCGGACCCCATCCGCAGAAAATGGCGCGAACACCTTGCCGGAAAGTTCAACTGGCAGTATCACTTATGGGCAGTACTCATGTTCAGGGCCTGGATCACCGAATCTGCACCGGGAGCATGA